From Megalobrama amblycephala isolate DHTTF-2021 linkage group LG8, ASM1881202v1, whole genome shotgun sequence, the proteins below share one genomic window:
- the LOC125273633 gene encoding complement C1q-like protein 2, which produces MESGSGYTGPFTTEITLTYKNVFTNIGNGYNPITGVFTAPLKGAYMFRISVYSTGGTGATAAIFKNGKKVVIGHDYQTQGELNASNGVVLILEVGDVVYVRLWSGRRIYDDQNNHCTFSGFLLFPLR; this is translated from the exons ATGGAATCTGGCAGTGGATATACTGGTCCTTTTACCACTGAAATCACACTAACCTACAAGAACGTCTTCACAAACATAGGGAACGGCTACAACCCAATTACAG GTGTTTTCACAgccccactgaaaggagcgtaTATGTTCAGAATATCTGTATATAGTACTGGCGGAACTGGAGCAACTGCAGCCATTTTTAAGAATGGAAAGAAAGTGGTTATTGGACATGATTATCAGACTCAGGGTGAGTTAAACGCCTCAAATGGAGttgtgttgatcctggaggttgGCGATGTTGTCTATGTGAGACTTTGGTCTGGCAGGAGGATATATGATGACCAGAATAACCACTGCACTTTCAGTGGTTTCCTACTGTTTCCCTTAAGATAA
- the LOC125273628 gene encoding gastrula zinc finger protein XlCGF7.1-like gives MALKEASHELNERKEEKNHYDKQHFTSGERSTQAKKTSTLKRAQKTGTKGYFTCQQCGKSFTHKGNFNVHMRIHTEEKAYTCQQCGKSFTQKGSLKVHMRCHTGQGVFICQQCGKSFGGKGNLKVHMRIHTEESPFACQECGKSFRHKGNLKVHMRSHTGEKPYTCQHCGVSFGQHASFKFHMIIHTGERSFTCQQCGESFNRKENLNRHMRVHTGEKPYTCQQCGKSFSEKGNLKEHMGIHTGKSSFTCQQCGKSFTHKGNLKVHMRSHTEEKPFICSQCGKSFRFKDNLKYHMRTH, from the exons ATGGCACTGAAAGAGGCAAGTCATGAACTTAATGAAAGGAAAGAAGAGAAAAACCATTATGATAAACAGCATTTCACTTCTGGAGAAAGATCGACACAGGCTAAAAAGACTTCCACActaaaaagagctcaaaagacagGAACTAAAGGTTATTTCACCTGCcagcagtgtggaaagagtttcacacataaaGGAAACTTTaatgtccacatgagaattcatactgaAGAGAAggcttacacctgccaacagtgtggaaagagttttactcAAAAAGGtagccttaaagtccacatgagatgTCACACTGGACAGGGTGTTTTcatctgccaacagtgtggaaagagttttggtggaaaaggaaaccttaaagtccacatgagaatccATACTGAAGAGAGCCCATTTGCCTgccaagagtgtggaaagagtttcagacataaaggaaaccttaaagtccacatgagatctcacacaggagagaaaccttacaccTGTCAACATTGTGGAGTAAGTTTCGGTCAACATGCAAGCTTTAAATTCCACATgataattcacactggagagcgctctttcacctgccaacagtgtggagaGAGTTTCAACCGAAAAGAAAACCTTAACAggcacatgagagttcacactggagagaagccttacacctgccaacagtgtggaaagagtttttctgaaaaaggaaacc TTAAAGAGCACATGGGAATACACACTGGAAAGAGctctttcacctgccaacagtgtggaaagagtttcacacataaaggaaaccttaaagtccacatgagatcTCACACTGAAGAGAAACCATTCATATGTagtcagtgtggaaagagttttagaTTTAAAGATAACCTTAAGTACCACATGAGGACTCATTAG